CTTGACGTTTTGTTAAGTCTCATCATGTAATGATATAGTCATATAGCCCTTGTTCAATGAGGATTCGAGTTATGTATAATTGATATTTCTAACTAAAGATTAAAGATTATATGTTCTAACTATTGATAACTATTTACTAGTAAAACTCTAGACACTTTTAAAAACATATGATTACTGATACAAAAATGTTGCTAGGTACAAGTAAGACTAGAGAACATGCAAGAGTACCGCCACGTGGACAAGCCAGGATGGAAGCTGAGTTGGCATTGGGAAAGCAAACAAGTGATATGGGACATGAGAGGAGCTGAGACTACAGAGCAAGGCAACTGCTCAGCCTTTGCCTCGAGCGGAACACTACCTCACTGCTGTCTCACGCGACCAACCATCGTCGACCTTCTTCCCGGTGCTCCTTTCAACTCTCAAGTCTCCAACTGCTGCCGTGGAGGCGTCTTGACTGCTATGTCACAGGACCACACCAACCACGTCTCTGTTTTCCACATGACCATCGGAAGCTTCCCTGATGACTCTGGAGAGTTCACTATGCCTTCGAACTTTGATATAGGTGTTCCAGGTTATAGTTGCGACAATGCTACCACCGTGGCCCCTACTAAGTACAGTACTGATAAGGGTCGTCGCAAAACGCAAGCTTTAGGTAAATAAACTCATCTTCTTTCAAATGAAATCATTCTTGACGTAAACTGTTGTATCTTTTGTATGGACTTAACATGCATTAATTGTGTGGTGTTGAGAGCAGCAACATGGGAGGCAGTGTGCGTGTACTCGCAGTTTCGGTCATCACAATCACCAAAATGCTGCGTTTCACTCTCTGCCTTCTACTACCGAAACATTGTTCCTTGCCCTACATGTAGCTGCGGCTGCTCTAGTTCTCATTGCGTCAAGTAATGATTTTTAACAGTTTTTTATGCATAATGTCATGCACGATAGCCCTGTGTTATAACGTTCTTGTTGGTGGCTTGTTCAGGCCTGGTGAGATGCCGCCATATCTGGAACAGAAACATGATCCAGAGGAGGAAGTACCGCCCGTGGTGGAGTGTACGAAACATATGTGTCCGATACACATCCACTGGCATGTTAAAGTGAACTATAGAGAGTACTGGAGGGTTAAGATCACAGCAACGAATCTCAACACGATGAAGAACTACACTGACTGGAACTTAGTTGTGCTTCATCCCAACTTGAAAAGCGTAGAACAAGTCTTCAGTTTTAACTACAAATCCTTGACACCTTACCACAACGGCATCAGTAAGCAGCTccttgtttaaaaaaaaagttaaaacatttattttcctCAGATCATTACATCTTCTTCTTGGTTGTTTTGTTTCAGATGACACAGGGATGTTTTGGGGAGTCAAGTTCTACAATGATGTGTTGCTTCAAGCAGGGAAGATTGGTAATGTGCAAACAGAGTTGTTGTTAAAGAAAGATATGGGGAACTTCAGTTTCAGAGAAGGTTGGGCGTTTCCAAGGAGAATCTTGTTCAATGGTGATGAATGTGTTATGCCTTCTCCAGATGATTATCCGAGGCTGCCCGGTTatgcttcttcctcctcctctgctGTTTTCAGCTTTGTTACAATCTTATTCTGTTTTCTCCTTCATCTATTTGTTTGATTGAAGCGTTTTCATTGGACCTGCACTGTGTTTTTGGCCTTTTCAAGAACAACGGTTTGGTTAAGAAAGCTGATTTTTTTGCATGAAATTCTTTACGCTAGATTTTGTTTCAAATGATACATCTAAGATTTTCTTTCTGTTCAAAAAAATCTCTAGCCgaaactaatttttttagtcaagagatcaatcacataaCTTGAAAGATTGTGTACAATTAAAAGGGAGATCTGACGTATTCAAACTTCTTGACCATTGCAAAGTATACAAAAGAGCATCACATCCTTTACAAAGTCATTTTACTCATACAAAGTCAAGCTGCGTCTCCTTAAAACATGGAACCAATACAAAACTCAAGTACGTAAAGATTGATGTTTACGCAGAAGCGTCCATGGAAATGGCTACGTCCACTTCCTCTCCAGTGGCTAGTTTAGCTTCTTTTGGTTCGTGAGAATCCTCAACGACATCCGCCTGTTTCAGTGCTTGTGCTCGGAATCCGACCATTAACTCCTCTGCTTTTTCAAGCGTTGACAACAGCTCCCCATAGCGTGCTTGCAGTTTCCGCTCCGTCTCCTTTTGCTTTATCACTTCTTCCTCCagattcttcttcctgaaagaCGCAGCCATCTCTTCTTGCCTCTTCAATGCTTTAAAGCACTCCACTTCTGTTCCACCAATCTCAATCTGCTTTAGACTCGCCTCTATTTGGCTCCACACAGTCTCTGCCCTTTTCTGTCAAGTAAACAAATAGTGTAATCATTAAACATTACACCAAACTAAAGAGTGATTCAACCGTTTAGTTTCAGCTTTAACATAAAGGTAATGTGGACTGTAATTACTATACCTCATGACCCTTTGTATAAGTTTTATACTTAGCCTTCATGTGTTCTGCCTTCTTCTCATCTTCCTCCATCTTTTTCTTCGCATTCTCCATCTCCACTTGCAACGCTGCAACTTTCTCTGCCTTCACGGCAACACTTGAGGGTCCGTAGGCATTTCGAGTGGGGAAGTACATGATATCCTTTACGCAATCGTCGTGAGCTACTACGAACTCGTCAAATGTCTTGCTCTCGTTTCCCATTGCCGCGCAAAGAAATTGTGCCTCCTCCTTAATCATTTTGTCAGCCTACCAAACAAAACACGGACAATGTACATTATAGATCCACTATCTTATACCAGATTAAAGATGTTGCTTAAAACCAAGTGCGAATATACATTCATGTGCATAATATCTATCAAGCAACCTATCCATCCATAAACTAAGAGCAAACTAAGTCACTCAAGAGGTAGCTCAACTAAACAACAAAGTAAAATGAGATAAAGGAAGATATTCATACCTCTAGGAGTTCATTTTCCTCAAAGTCTTCAATTGCAGGAACTTGAGAGCCAGAACTGTTAGCACGGTTCTTGGCTCCTTTCTTTTTCTCAGCTTTCTCATCAAGAGGATACTTTGCATTATCATGCTCCAGCAACTGTAGAAGCTCCTCTCTTACCATTTCATCTGCAACATCAACTGAACTAGGAGGAACAACAGAACTTTTATCTCGGTTCGCTGAAAGCAAAGAATTCCTAATTAGTTCCAACGAAGCTGCTGGAGGTCTAGGAAGGTCTCTCTGCAAAACCTTGGACCTTTTCCTAAGGAGGGCTTGGTATCTTGCTTCCTCCTCAGCCTTTTCCCTAGCTATCTTGTCTGACATGTCTTCCTCAATTTTCTCTTCTGGCTCTTCACTTTCTTCCGGAGGAGGTTGTGCAACTATATGGTATTCATTCTTTGGCTGAGGAAGCCCAGTCAGACCAGAGCGTAAGCTCATCCTAGCTTCCTCTCGTCTCTGCCTCTCAAGTTTTGCACTTTCGTGCATGTCCATATCTTCATTTATGTGAAGTTCATCCCTGAAGGGAGTACCTCTGGGTGTCATAGCAAAAGAAGAACCCTCCCTTGATGGCGTCCCACCAATTCTGGGAGTAAGACTAGCACCACCAATTCTGGGAGTAAGGCCAGCACCACCGGGCGTCATCGATGGGGTCAACATTGGATTAGGCGTTTGAATCTCTTTCTTCCTCGGAGTGACCCCAGTAAAGTCAGAAGGGTGCAACTCAGGATTATCTCCTCCTAGCAAAGGTGTCTGAGAGTCTCTCAACCTAGCCAGATTCTCAGCTTCCATCATAATAGCATCACCTTTACCAGAAGGAGTTCTTTGAGGCGTCCTCATGGGTGTCGTTCCTTGCCTTGGTGTTTGCGAGTAATTCGCCAAAAGCGCACGAGTAGCAGCACTGCCTTCAGTCAGCTCCTCATTTTCCGCAAGAAGGTCACTAGCATACCCCATCTTCGCAATCTCCTCAAGCTCGTGGTCTGAAATCTGCGGTGGTGGTAACATTAGCTTTGACCTCTTCCTAACAGCTTCCGGATCATTCAGCTTGTTCGCTTGCAATATAGCCGCCGGAGCATCCCTTCTCTCAGCAATCTTGTTCCTCGCAACATCTTGCCTGCGTAACTGCGCTTCCACATCAGCCCTTCTCTTCCCTTCAAGATCCTCAATGGTGGTCGGAAACTTCACTTGGTCAGCAGGACGATCTTCATCCGCAGTGTCATAAAACCCGCGGGCGCCCTCTTCTCAAAAGGAATCTCCGCGTTATAATCAATCCCCTTTCGCTTCCTTTTCCTATGGCTGTTACCAATCCCAGCAGCTTTCAACTCTCTCCTCTTCTGCAGAGACGCAAGCCTTCTAGCTTCCTCCAGCTGCTTCTCTCTAGCTTTCCTCTTCGCCTTCTTTCCCCTAGTGTTAGCCAGCCTCGCCCTCGCTTCCGAAAGCATCTCCTTTTCGTCTTCGTCCATGTCCACAGGATCAGGACGAGCAGGCTTCGACTCCGGATTGGGATCAATCTCGCCGGGACGCAGCTTCCGTGGATCGTCCGCTGCTTCGTAATTCTCGTCCTTAGTGCAAGCTGCATCGAGAAGCTTCTCGTACCTCTCGAGGCACTGAGACGGTGTTCGTCCCACAATGGGAGCGATGGTTCTCCACTGAGTAGGTAGAAGCTTCGCGAGATGGAGAAGcttctcatcttcttctctggTCCATTCAGTCTGCATTCAAAATCACATAACTTAGTTTCTAATTCAATAACAGATCTAAACTTAGTTCTTCACTGTTTCCTAGATCTAGAGAAGCGACTGAACCACTAACCTTTTTGATAGAAGGATCGAGCCACTCGTACCAGCGAGCTTTACACTGTTTGGCAGACTTGCGAACAAGAAGGGAGGAGATCCGAGCCCATTGGTTCTTGCCGTACTTCATGACGGCGGCTTTGAGGATCTCATCTTCGGTGTTCTTCCACACACCTCCTTTGATCATAATCCTCATCTTCGCTCAACTGTTTCTGGTCCACGACGCCACTCAAGCTTAAGGGGGATATGAAGCTAATCCTCGCGCAAATCGGCAGAAGGAAGAACAGAGAGGGAgcgagcgagagagagagagtaacccTAGATTAGGGTAGAGGAAGAAAAGATTGAATCTAGTACGTGTCCTTTTGTTTTAAACTGTTTTTGCTAAAGTAAAGATGACCAAATTTTATTATTGGCCCAATTAAAAGCCCAATGGGCTGACATAATAGTAGTAAAGAGACATGTGCGTTTTATGAGTTCTTCGTCACTATGCGAAGAGCAGCAGAGAGCGAGAAGAAGCAGTGAAACCCTAATGGTGAAGCTCACGGCTGATTTGATCTGGAATAGTCCTCATTTCTTCAATGCCATTAAGGAGAGAGAGTTGGAGCTACGAGGTAATCTTGTTATCGTTCCCTTTACTAACCCTAAACGCATCTGCTCTTCGCTAATCCTTTGTTTTGTTGCAGGCAACAAGATCCCCGTGATCGAGAACTTGGGTGCTACTGAGGTACCTTCTTGCTCTGCTTTTTGGCTACATGTTCTATCGAGTTTCTTTGCTTCATTGTCTGTCATCATTTCAAGACGAGCTTGTGGATTCGATTGAGTGTTTTTAAGTCTTCCTGTTAGGTTTTCTGCTTTcaatttattatgaaaattcATTGAAAGGAACAGTCTTTGATATGCTATTACATGTTTAGAACTCTTACTAGAGTCAGTCTTCTCTGTGAAAGTCTTCCGGTAAGGTAAACCGCATGTTTGAAGCTCTGTTAATTACCTTGTCTTGTTATGCTTGCAGGACCAGTTCGATACGATTGATCTATCTGATAATGAGATAGTTAAGCTAGAAAACTTTCCCCTCCTCAACCGCTTGGGAACTTTGATCATTAATAACAATCGGATCACCCGGATAAATCCTAATCTTGGAGGTAACTAACTATCCTAATAAAACGTGAATTTTTtgaatacattatatatatatcttatggttgttcttcttctgcagAGTTCCTGCCTAAGCTGCACACTTTGGTTCTTACAAATAACAGGCTTGTGAATTTGGTTGAAATTGATCCCCTTGCCTCCATTCCAAAGCTTCAGTACCTTAGTTTGCTGGATAATAATATCACCAAAAAGCCGAATTATCGCCTTTATGTGATTCACAAGCTAAAATCACTACGAGTACTTGATTTCATCAAAGTCAAAGCCAAGGTGAGGGAGGATCTTATTATGTGCCACTGCTTTATCCACTGTGTCATCCTCgctttttttctaaaatgacTGCTTTTGCTGCATCTCACGGTGCTAACCATAATATCATCCTGAAACGAAGACCTTTTACCTTACGAACACTGTTCCATTACAGGAGAGAGCTGAAGCTGCGGCTTTGTTTTCATCTAAGGAAGCAGAAGAGGAGGTTAAGAAGGTATCTAGGGAGGAGGTTAAAAAAATGCCAGATGCTACGGAAGATTCAGAGACTCCAAAAGTGGTGGCCCCAACACAAGAGCAGATTTTAGCTATCAAGGTGCGGTTGATTATATACCGAAATTGGGTGGATGAATTTTTCAGCTGAGTAGCGTAGGGAGGTACAATACCACAATTTAAGATCTTTCCTAGATAGAAACCACAAAATCTCGAGAAGGAATGTTTCCTGGGGTTGTTGAAAGAAGAGATAAACTAGGACCTGGATAGGACATAGCATcatttactgatttttttttttttaatattaagtgAAGGCTCTGCGTTTGATAATAATATTGGTTACTTCATTTCCATGATGTTCCAGGCTGCAATTATCAACTCCCAGACGATAGAAGAAATTGCCAGACTCGAACAGGCTTTGAAGTTCGGCCAGGTTCCTGCAGGCCTGATAGTTCCTGATCCTGTTCATTCCAACGTTGCCACAAAAGACGGGAAGCCTACATCTGGTGGTGATCCCATGGAGGTAGAGTTCTTTCTTATCATGAAATTTTACTCCTTTTACTTTCAGCTTAGACAAACTTTTTAGGATTGAGATCTAAGTAGTCCATTTTGGAGTTTGATTACATTCATTGTTGTAGGTTTTTTAGTTATCCGAACTAGTGTGACTGACAGTTTTGATTTCTTTCTTCattcttttttacttttctagaccaaacataataaaatacttCGCTTGAACTGTGATTCTGTGAAAAGGCTAAGCGAGAACCAATATCTGTAATTTCTTAGAATTTGGAACTTGGAAATAGTATTGTGCTAGGCATTAGAGTTTAATGTTTATTGTGCGGTAAAAGTCGTGAAGAAATTAGGATGTCTATGCGATTGGTTTGCTTGACAGGTCGATGCTgctgttttattttcataaaaaagcATTCTCATGGTTGGATTGTGTACTAAAAACTCTCTGCGCCGTGCAGGAATAGGAAATACGGCAGTTGCTCCTCCAGTCGTGGTTGCTGCTCTGCTAGAATGCTCTCAGCAATTATTTCTGACAAGCTTCACGATCCTGTTAGGTTCCCGTCACATGCTAGGAAAACTGTAAACTACTGCTCAAGAGCCATCTGTTTCCGAACCCTTGAAAAGAATATCATGTAAAAGATTGTAATCTTTAGTCTGCACACATATTTCCCAAAGCTATTTTCGCGTTATACTCTTCTCAGATTTATTTGGCTTAATCAATGTATCGTTTTAATGGGAAACTTGATTATAGATAGATGCAGGCCATGTTTAAATCAtcaccatattttaaaaaataaataaaagatgaaTATGAGTACAGCACAGCACATATCTTGAGCCTGAGACTCAGCCAACCAATATTTCTGTAGCtcttattaatttttacatTCACACCAATGCTTTAAGAAGTAAGCAGCTGGATTCTTTGCTTTCCGCTTCCATAGCTTCACATAGTTCACAAACTTACACTGATGGATTTGATATCCCTTTCGCATATGTACATATCTCCTGAGAAGCGAAGAGATAATTGGATAACTCGGTTAGACGGACCACTGACATTGATAAAAAGCTAGAGATATAAAGGTATC
The Raphanus sativus cultivar WK10039 chromosome 1, ASM80110v3, whole genome shotgun sequence DNA segment above includes these coding regions:
- the LOC108810138 gene encoding COBRA-like protein 6; its protein translation is MGAKLNLVFAVTIILVTISSPSHGYDPLDPFGKITIKWDLILSSPGHHTVQVRLENMQEYRHVDKPGWKLSWHWESKQVIWDMRGAETTEQGNCSAFASSGTLPHCCLTRPTIVDLLPGAPFNSQVSNCCRGGVLTAMSQDHTNHVSVFHMTIGSFPDDSGEFTMPSNFDIGVPGYSCDNATTVAPTKYSTDKGRRKTQALATWEAVCVYSQFRSSQSPKCCVSLSAFYYRNIVPCPTCSCGCSSSHCVKPGEMPPYLEQKHDPEEEVPPVVECTKHMCPIHIHWHVKVNYREYWRVKITATNLNTMKNYTDWNLVVLHPNLKSVEQVFSFNYKSLTPYHNGINDTGMFWGVKFYNDVLLQAGKIGNVQTELLLKKDMGNFSFREGWAFPRRILFNGDECVMPSPDDYPRLPGYASSSSSAVFSFVTILFCFLLHLFV
- the LOC108806902 gene encoding LOW QUALITY PROTEIN: cell division cycle 5-like protein (The sequence of the model RefSeq protein was modified relative to this genomic sequence to represent the inferred CDS: inserted 1 base in 1 codon), producing the protein MRIMIKGGVWKNTEDEILKAAVMKYGKNQWARISSLLVRKSAKQCKARWYEWLDPSIKKTEWTREEDEKLLHLAKLLPTQWRTIAPIVGRTPSQCLERYEKLLDAACTKDENYEAADDPRKLRPGEIDPNPESKPARPDPVDMDEDEKEMLSEARARLANTRGKKAKRKAREKQLEEARRLASLQKRRELKAAGIGNSHRKRKRKGIDYNAEIPFEKRAPXGFYDTADEDRPADQVKFPTTIEDLEGKRRADVEAQLRRQDVARNKIAERRDAPAAILQANKLNDPEAVRKRSKLMLPPPQISDHELEEIAKMGYASDLLAENEELTEGSAATRALLANYSQTPRQGTTPMRTPQRTPSGKGDAIMMEAENLARLRDSQTPLLGGDNPELHPSDFTGVTPRKKEIQTPNPMLTPSMTPGGAGLTPRIGGASLTPRIGGTPSREGSSFAMTPRGTPFRDELHINEDMDMHESAKLERQRREEARMSLRSGLTGLPQPKNEYHIVAQPPPEESEEPEEKIEEDMSDKIAREKAEEEARYQALLRKRSKVLQRDLPRPPAASLELIRNSLLSANRDKSSVVPPSSVDVADEMVREELLQLLEHDNAKYPLDEKAEKKKGAKNRANSSGSQVPAIEDFEENELLEADKMIKEEAQFLCAAMGNESKTFDEFVVAHDDCVKDIMYFPTRNAYGPSSVAVKAEKVAALQVEMENAKKKMEEDEKKAEHMKAKYKTYTKGHEKRAETVWSQIEASLKQIEIGGTEVECFKALKRQEEMAASFRKKNLEEEVIKQKETERKLQARYGELLSTLEKAEELMVGFRAQALKQADVVEDSHEPKEAKLATGEEVDVAISMDASA
- the LOC108815771 gene encoding U2 small nuclear ribonucleoprotein A'-like, with amino-acid sequence MSSSSLCEEQQRARRSSETLMVKLTADLIWNSPHFFNAIKERELELRGNKIPVIENLGATEDQFDTIDLSDNEIVKLENFPLLNRLGTLIINNNRITRINPNLGEFLPKLHTLVLTNNRLVNLVEIDPLASIPKLQYLSLLDNNITKKPNYRLYVIHKLKSLRVLDFIKVKAKERAEAAALFSSKEAEEEVKKVSREEVKKMPDATEDSETPKVVAPTQEQILAIKAAIINSQTIEEIARLEQALKFGQVPAGLIVPDPVHSNVATKDGKPTSGGDPMEE